The following nucleotide sequence is from Sphingomonas swuensis.
CCACCTTGGAACAGACCCCGACGATGCCCGGAGAGCCGAGCAGTGCGGAAGCCGGCGAGCCCGGGGTTCGCCGCCGTGACTTCATCAACATCGCCGCGGTGAGCTTCGCCGGCGTCGGTGCCGTCGCCGCGGTCGCTCCGCTGGTGGTGCAGTTCGCGCCGTCGAAGGACGTCGAGGCGCTGTCGTCGGTCGAGGTCGACATCTCCAAGATCCAGCCCGGGCAGGGGATCAAGACTGTTTGGCGCAAGCAGCCGGTGTTCATCCGCAACCTGCGTCCCGAGGAAATCGCCGAG
It contains:
- the petA gene encoding ubiquinol-cytochrome c reductase iron-sulfur subunit → MATLEQTPTMPGEPSSAEAGEPGVRRRDFINIAAVSFAGVGAVAAVAPLVVQFAPSKDVEALSSVEVDISKIQPGQGIKTVWRKQPVFIRNLRPEEIAEANKVSLAELRDPQTLADRTKPGKTNWLITLGVCTHLGCVPLGIGDGENKGDYKGYFCPCHGSHYDTAARIRKGPAPLNLHVPEYEFASDTVVRIG